GCGGCTTTCTCATTTCCCAGATTACCAGGTTATCACGGGAGCGCGTCGTAGCCCTCGCCGAAGCCTTTCAGGTCGACCGGAATGCCGACCCCTTCCTCCGGCGACTGGAAGACGATGAAGGTTGCCGTCCCGCCGGCGCGCAGCGTCTTCAACAGCTCATCCTCGAGTACGACCTCGGCATAACAGCCGTCGGAAAAGCAGCGGACGAAGTAGGCGCGGCCGATATCCTTGCCATCGACATTGAGGCCGAGGCCGTTGGGCAGAAGCACCCCGAGCGGTGCCAGTACGCGAAGGATCTTCGCCTTGCGGTCGGCGGTCTTGAGAACGACGACCGAGAGACCGACCTCGGGCCGGTCCTCGGCGATGACGTTTTGCATCAGCGCGCACTGTTCCGCCGAGGCACCGGCCGGCTGATCGCAGACGATCGACCAGGCACCGTGGTTCGACTTGACGGTCCCCGGTGTCGCGGCGGATTGCTGGGCCATGCTTGCGGCGGGTAAGACGAAGGCGGCAATTCCGAGCGCGATCAAAGCGGGCAGCCGGGAGAAGAGGGACAGGCCCATGTAAACCTCAAAACGTCGAATCATTCGGGCTATTCTTGAAGTGCGTAGCGATAAATGAAAAGCCCTGCCTCTTACATTCCAGCGGCATATGGCCGAAATTGGGCCTCTCGCCCTCGTATCACGCTCCCGAAAGTCTCTCCTTGGCCGCTTGCGGACCGGCGCCCGCGGGCAGCCCGTAAGACCCGGTGCGGACCGCAGCCGCAAGCCAATCTCCGATACGGTGCGAAGGGGGCGGCGAGAAAACTTGGCTTTGTGCAAAAATGCCGCACGAGGTTCATTGCACAGATGTTGCGGCGCTGGTCAAACTGTGGTTTGAAGCGCTTCCAGTATCGCAGGGATTCTGCGTTCCGGGTTTGATCCTGATCAAGCGCATTGGGGAGACGTAATTGTGAAAAACAAGGCCTATGCAGTTCTGGCAGCGCTTGCCTGTCTGCTTTTTGCTTCGAGCGCCTTTGCTGACAAGCCTGTCGACTGGCAGACACGCTTTCAGGCGGCTGCGACGGGCATCATGGAAGAAATCACGTGGTTTGAGCAATATACCCTGTGGTTCATCATTCCCATCACGCTCCTGGTCCTCCTGCTGCTGATCATCGTCGTCGTGAAGTTCCGCGAGGGCGCCAATCCCGTTCCTTCGCGGACCAGCCACAATACCGCGATCGAGGTCATCTGGACCGTTGGTCCGGTCATCATCCTGCTGTTCCTGGCCATCCCCTCCTTCAAGCTTCTGAACGCGCAGCTCACGCCGCCGCAGAATCCGGACCTGACGGTCAAGGCGACCGGCAACCAGTGGTACTGGTCGTACGAATATGAAGTCGGCGAAAATCCGCTGTCCTTCGATAGCCTGCTCCTGAAGGACGAGGACCGCGCCAGTGCCGGCAAGGAAGACAAGGCCGCTTATCCGCGCCTGCTCGCCGTCGACAACGAAGTCGTGGTGCCGGTCGGCAAGACCGTTCGTCTCCTGGTCACCGCCGCAGACGTCATCCATGCCTTCGCCATGCCGGCCTTCGGCGTGAAGATCGACGCCGTTCCGGGCCGTCTCAATGAAACCTGGTTCAAGGCGGCCCGCGAAGGCCTCTACTACGGCCAGTGTTCCGAGCTCTGCGGCAAGGATCACGCCTATATGCCGATCGCCGTCCGCGTGGTTTCGCAGGAGAAATACGACGCCTGGCTCGCCGCCGCCGCAACCAATCTCGGCGAAGCGAATAAGGCGCTCATGGCGTCCATCGACGGCGCGGCCAAGACCGTTGACGTCGCCGCAAACGCCGCACAGTAATCGGAAGGGGAGCTCGACCCATGGCTGGAACAGCCGTTCATCACGATCACCGCCATGATCATTCCGATCATGCGCATGATGCCGACCACGCCCACAAGCCGCTGACCTTCTTTCAGCGCTGGTTCCTGTCGACCAACCACAAGGACATCGGCACGCTCTACCTGATCTTCGGGATCATCGCCGGCCTCATCGGCGGTACGCTGTCGGTCTTCATGCGCGCCGAGCTGCAGGAGCCGGGCATCCAGATCTTCCACGGTCTGGCGCAGATGGTCTACGGCTTCGAGGGCGATGCTGCCATCGACGGCGGCAAGCACATGTTCAACGTCTTCACGACCGCCCACGCACTGATCATGATCTTCTTCATGGTCATGCCGGCGTTGATCGGCGGTTTCGCCAACTGGATGGTGCCGATCATGATCGGCGCGCCGGACATGGCCTTCCCGCGCATGAACAACATCTCGTTCTGGCTGATCGTGCCGGCCTTCCTACTCGTGCTGCTTTCGATGTTCGTCGAAGGTCCGGCGGGTGCCTATGGGGCCGGTGGCGGCTGGACGATCTATCCGCCGTTCTCGACCTCCGGCATGCCGGGGCCGGCCATGGATCTGGCGATCCTCGGCCTGCACATCGCCGGCGCCTCGTCGATCCTCGGCGCGATCAACTTCATCACGACGATCCTGAACATGCGCGCTCCGGGCATGACGCTGCACAAGATGCCGCTCTTTGCCTGGTCGGTTCTGATCACCGCCTTCCTGCTGCTGCTGTCGCTGCCGGTCCTGGCTGGCGCCATCACCATGCTTCTGACCGACCGCAACTTCGGCACGACCTTCTTCGCGCCGGAAGGCGGCGGCGATCCGATCCTGTTCCAGCACCTGTTCTGGTTCTTCGGTCACCCGGAAGTGTACATCCTGATCCTGCCGGGCTTCGGCATCGTCAGCCACATTATCTCGACCTTCTCGCGCAAGCCGATCTTCGGCTATCTCGGCATGGCCTATGCCATGGTCGCGATCGGCGCCGTCGGCTTCATCGTGTGGGCGCACCACATGTACACGGTCGGCATGTCGCTCGAGACGCAGCGTTACTTCGTCTTCGCGACGATGGTCATCGCGGTTCCGACGGGCGTGAAGATCTTCTCCTGGATCGCGACGATGTGGGGCGGTTCGATCCGCTTCACCACGCCGATGGTCTGGGCGATCGGCTTCATCTTCCTTTTCACCGTCGGCGGCGTCACGGGCGTTCAGCTCGCCAATGCCGGCCTCGACCGCGCGCTGCACGACACCTACTACGTGGTTGCCCACTTCCACTACGTTCTGTCGCTCGGCGCCGTCTTCGCGATCTTCGCGGCCTGGTACTACTGGTTCCCGAAGATGAGCGGCTACATGTATTCCGAATTTCTCGGCAAGCTGCATTTCTGGGTCATGTTCGTCGGTGTGAACCTGATCTTCTTCCCGCAGCACTTCCTGGGTCTTGCCGGCATGCCGCGCCGCTACATCGACTACCCGGATGCCTTTGCGGGCTGGAACATGGTATCGTCCTACGGCTCCTACATCGCCGCCGTCGGCGTGCTGATCTTCCTCTTCGGCGTCGCCGAAGCCTTCGCGAAGAAGCGCGTTGCGGGCGACAACCCGTGGGGCGAGGGCGCCAACACGCTCGAATGGCAGCTGTCTTCGCCGCCGCCGTTCCACCAGTGGGAACAGCTCCCGCGGATCAAGTGACGGACAACGAACAGAAGCCGCCGGTGACGGCGGCTTCTCCCCGCCGGCTTTCCGGCACGATGCGGCTTTTCCGGCCGCCGCAAGTTCAGGAAAGAGACATGACGCTCATCGACAATCACGAGGCAGTCGGCATGGAAGGTGTACCGCGCCTGTCCGAAGCCTCTGCGCGCGATTACTTCGAGCTCCTGAAGCCGCGCGTCATGTCGCTTGTCGTCTTTACCGCCTTTGCCGGCCTTGTCCTTGCGCCAGGACAGATCAATCCGGTCATCGGCTTCATCGCCATTCTCTGCATCGCCATCGGCGCCGGCGCCTCCGGTGCGCTGAACATGTGGTATGACGCCGATATCGATGCCGTGATGAGCCGTACTGCCAAGCGTCCCATTCCCGCCGGCAAGATCCTGCCGCAGGAAGCACTGGCCTTCGGCCTCACCCTGTCGGCATTTTCCGTGATCATCCTTGGGCTCGCCGTCAATTGGCTCGCAGCCGGGTTGCTCGCCTTCACCATCTTCTTCTACGTGGTCATCTACACGATGTGGCTGAAGCGTTCGACGCCGCAGAACATTGTCATCGGCGGCGCTGCCGGCGCGTTCCCGCCGATGATCGGCTGGGCCTGCGTGACCGGCGGGGTATCGGTCGAGAGCATCGTGCTCTTCCTCATCATCTTCCTTTGGACACCGGCGCATTTCTGGGCCCTGGCGCTCTTCAAGATGGGCGACTACGGTGCCGTCGGCGTGCCGATGATGCCGAACGTCTGCGGTGAGGCGACCACCAAGCGACAGATCGTCGTCTATGCACTCCTGACCGCGCTGAGCGGCATCTGTCCCACGCTGCTCGGCTTTGCGAGCCTTGGATACGGAGCCTTCGCGACTGCCCTTGGTCTCGGCTTCATCTGGTATTCGCTCGCCGTGCTGCGCATGCCCGAAGCCGACAAGCGAATGCTGCCGGCCAAGAAACTCTTTGCCTTCTCGATCGCCTATCTCTTCGCGATCTTCTCGGCCCTGCTCGTGGACTACATGATCGCCCATGTCTGGCTCGATGCCGGAGGTATCATCTAATGGAAACCGTCAAACTCAGCGAAACCCAGAAGAAGTCGCGCCGCGGCCGCAACATCGCGCTCGGTCTAGTGCTCGCCGGACTTGTCGGGCTGTTCTATGTCGTCACGCTGATCAAGTTCGGCGGCGGCATGGCAAATTGAAGGTACGGCGCCCGTGACGAACACCCCGCAGACACCCCCGAAGGAGCGCGCCAACGGCGTCATCGTCGGCGCCTGCCTCGCCTTCGTAGCGGGCATGGTCGGCATGGCCTATGCTGCCGTGCCGCTCTATGACATGTTCTGCCGGGTGACGGGCTATAACGGTACGACGCAGCGCGTCGAGCAGGCCTCGGACGTCATTCTCGACGAGAAGATCAAGGTGACCTTCGACGCCAATGTCGGGCCGGGACTGGCATGGGATTTCAAGCCGGTCCAGCGCGACATCGACGTCAGGATCGGCGAAACGGTGCAGGTCATGTACCGGGCGAAGAACCTTTCGTCGAAGCCGGCAACCGGCCAGGCGACGTTCAACGTGACGCCGATGGCGGCGGGCGCCTATTTCAACAAGGTGCAATGCTTCTGCTTCACCGAAACGACGCTCCAGCCGGGCGAGGAAATGGAGATGCCCGTCGTCTTCTTCGTCGATCCGGAGATCGTCAAGCCGGTCGAGACTAAGGACATCAAGACGTTGACGCTATCCTACACCTTCTATCCGCGCGAGCCGTCCAAGCCGATCGCCGCCGTGAAGGACGGGGAAACTGAGAACAGACTTTGACAGGACGCCCGTTTCGGCTATGCCGGGCGGGCGACAAGAGAGGACTATCGGGGATTACTGACATGGCCGGAGCGCATCAGAAGAATCACGACTACCACATCATCGATCCGAGCCCGTGGCCGTTGCTCGCCTCCATCGGCGCCTTCGTCATGGCTTTCGGCGGCGTCGGTCTCATGCGCTACGTGGCCGGCGGCTCGTTCAAGCTGTTCGGGCTGGAACTTGCCAATCCGTGGCTCTTCCTGATCGGTCTGGCGATCGTCCTCTACACGATGTTCGGCTGGTGGTCGGACACCATCAAGGAGGGCCGCGAGGGTCACCACACCCGCGTCGTGTCGCTGCACCTGCGCTACGGCATGATCATGTTCATCGCCTCCGAGGTGATGTTCTTCGCCGCCTGGTTCTGGGCCTTCTTCGATGCCAGCCTGTTTGCCGGCGAGCCCATTCAGGCCGCTCGCGCCGCCTATACCGGCGGCGTCTGGCCGCCGAAGGGCATCGAGGTCCTCGATCCCTGGCACCTGCCGCTCTACAACACGGTCATCCTGCTGCTTTCCGGCACGACCGTGACCTGGGCGCACCATGCGCTCCTGCACAACGACCGCAAGGGCCTGATCTCCGGCCTGACGCTCACCGTGCTGCTCGGCGTTCTGTTCTCCTTCGTCCAGGGCTATGAATACGCGCACGCCCCGTTCGCCTTCCGCGATTCGATCTATGGCGCCACCTTCTTCATGGCGACCGGCTTCCACGGCTTCCACGTTCTCGTCGGCACCATCTTCCTGCTGGTTTGCCTGTTCCGGGCGCTCGGAGGCGGCTTCAGCCAACAGCATCACTTCGGCTTCGAAGCGGCGGCCTGGTACTGGCACTTCGTCGACGTGGTCTGGCTGTTCCTGTTCTTCTCCATCTACATCTGGGGTGGATGGGGCGCGCCGATCGCGCACGGCTAAGACCGGCGCGGTGTGAAGATAAGGGGCGGCTGCGGCGACGTGGCCGCCCTATTTCGTTGGAGAGTTATGGTCGGACGATGAAGAACGCGTATGTGTTTCCTCTTGCGGCGGCGCTGCTTTTGTCGGGGCTGTTTCCGGCGCTGGGTGCCGAAACCGCCGATAAGGTCGTCGTCCACAAGGAGCGCCGGGTGCTGCAACTGTTCCAGGGCGAGCGGCTTTTGCGCGAATTTCCGATCGCGCTTGGCGGCAATCCTGTGGGCGACAAGCTGCAGGAAGGCGATCGGCGCACGCCGGAGGGGCTCTACGTTCTGGACTGGCGCAACGACGCGAGCAGTTTCTATCGGTCCATGCACGTTTCCTATCCCGCGCCCGAAGACGTGCAGGCCGCCGCTGCCAAGGTTGTGGATCCGGGCGGCATGATCATGATCCATGGCCAGCCCAACTATCTCGGCTGGCTGGCGTTTTTGACGCAGATGTTCGATTGGACGGACGGCTGCATTGCCGTTACCAATGCCGAGATGGACGAAATCTGGGACATGGTACCGAACAACACGGCGATCGAGATCAATCCATGAATGACGACAAGGCGCTCTACCCGCCGGTTGACCCGATCGTGGCGGGAATCAAGGGACTTTGCCCGCGCTGTGGCCAGGGCCATGTTTTCGACGGCTTCCTGAAGGTTCGGCCGGCTTGCGAGAATTGCGAACTCGACTATCGCTTTGCCGATTCCGGCGATGGCCCCGTCGTTTTCGTCATCCTCATCGTCGGCTTCATCGTCGTTGGGGCGGCGCTGTGGATGGAGGTCAACCTCAATCCGCCGCTATGGCTGCACTTCCTGCTCTGGATACCCTTGGCGACGGTATTTAGCCTTGTCCTGACGAGGATGTTGAAGGGCGTGCTGATCAATCTGCAGTATCGCAACAATGCGCGTTCGGGCGAAATTGACCGTGGCTGAGGCGCATCGGTCGACTTCACGCGGCCACTTCGGACCGATTGCCGGTCTCGTCCTTGTCGCCATCACCTTCGTCGTGCTCATCGCGCTCGGCACATGGCAGGTCGAGCGCCTGCAATGGAAGGAGGCGCTGATCGCGGCGATCGCCGAGCGGCGGTCGGCGCCGCCGGTCTCGGTTGAGGAGATCGAGGCCATGGCGGCGGCTGGCGAGGACGTCGACTATCGCACCACGCGCGTGTCTGGCGTCTACGATCACGACAAGGAGCGGCACTTCTTTGCCACGCATGAGGGGCGTACGGGATATTACGTATTCACGCCGCTGATGCTAGCGGACGGCCGCGCCCTGTTCGTCAACCGCGGTTTCGTGCCCTTCGAGAGGAAGGACGCCGCGACGCGGCCCGAGGGCGAGGTTACTGGAAACGTGACCATCGATGGCCTGGCGCGGCCGCGGCTTTCGGAGAAACCGTCGTCGCTGGTGCCCGATAACGACCTCGCAAAGAACATTTTCTATTGGAAGGATCTTGACGCGATGGCCAGCACGGCCGGCATTGCCGCCGACCGCGTCCTGCCCTTCTTCGTCGATGCTGATGCTTCGAAAAATCCGGGCGGCCTGCCGATTGGCGGGGTGACGCAGTTCGACCTGCCGAACAACCACCTTCAATACGCGCTCACCTGGTACGGACTTGCGGCGGCGCTCGTTGTCGTCAGCGGAGCGTATCTTTATCGCCAGGGGCGCAAAGACGTCTCGAAAAATTGACATAGGGAACGAATGGGTATTCTCGCCGCTATCCTGATCGTGCTGACCGCATTGCTGCACGTCGGCTTTCTCGTGCTCGAAATGTTTCTTTGGACGAAGCCCCAAGGCAGGGCGGTCTTCCGGATGACGGCGGAGCGGGCCGAGACGACGTGGGTGCTTGCCGCCAATCAGGGGCTCTATAACGGGTTCCTGGCCGCGGGTTTGCTATGGTCGCTGATCCAGCCGGAACCGGCCTTTGCCCTGCAGTTGAAGGTCTTCTTTCTTGTGTGCGTGATCGTTGCCGCTATATATGGCGCATGGTCGGTCAAGCCCCGTATTCTTCTCGTGCAGGGCGGTCCGGCAATGCTCGCCCTCCTGTTCGTTCTACTGGCGTCCTGATCCATGGCCTCATCCACGGCAGAAAAATCCCCGATCACCATCCGTCTCTGCGGGCCGCGCGGCTTCTGCGCCGGCGTCGACAGGGCGATTCAGATCGTCGTGCTGGCCCTCAAGGAATTCGGCGCTCCGGTCTATGTCCGCCACGAGATCGTGCATAACCGCTATGTCGTGGAAGGGCTGGAGGCCAAGGGAGCGATCTTCGTCGAGGAGCTCGACGAAATTCCGCCGGAGCATCGCAAGCAGCCGGTCGTCTTCTCCGCGCATGGCGTGCCGAAGTCGGTGCCTGCCGATGCCGACCAACGAAACCTCTTCTATCTCGACGCCACCTGTCCGCTGGTCTCGAAAGTCCACAAGCAGGCGATGCGCCACCATCGGCTGGGGCGGCATGTGGTGCTGATCGGCCATGCCGGGCATCCCGAGGTCATCGGCACGATGGGGCAATTGCCGGAGGGCACGGTCTCCCTCATCGAGACGGTGGAGGATGCCGACGCCTATGTGCCGCCGGACCCGGACAATCTCGGCTTCGTGACGCAGACGACGCTGTCGGTGGACGACACCGCGGGGGTCATCAAGCGCTTGCATGAGCGCTTCCCGAACCTGACGGCGCCGGCCGCCGATTCGATCTGCTACGCCACGACCAATCGCCAGGAGGCGGTCAAGCAGGCCGCCCCCGGCTGCGATCTGTTCCTGGTCGTCGGCGCCCCCAACTCGTCCAATTCCAAGCGGCTGGTCGAAGTGGCGTTGCGGGCAGGGGCGAAGCATGCCGTCCTCGTGCAGCGCGCCTCGGAGATCGACTGGGACACGCTGGGTGACATCACGACGGTAGGCCTGTCGGCCGGCGCTTCGGCGCCGGAAGTGATCGTCAACGAGATCATCGAGGCGTTCCGCGAGCGCTATCAAGCGGCCGTCGAACTCGCCGATACGGTCGAGGAAAACGAGAACTTCCTCGTCAATCGCGAGCTTCGCCATGTCGAACTGACCGCCGCCGACATGGCTTTCGTCAACGGCGAATAGCGGGACGATAAATCGTCCTGCTCCAATTCCTGGAATCCCTTTTCCGAAAGTAGCGACCTTGGCAGTTTACACCGATATCACGGAAGACGAGTTGGCCGGCTTTCTGGCCGCCTATGATGTGGGAACGCTCACTTCCTACAAGGGCATCGCCGAAGGCGTGGAGAACTCGAACTTCCTTCTCCATACGACCAGGGGCTCCTATATCCTGACGCTTTACGAAAAGCGGGTGAATGCCGATGACCTCCCGTTCTTCCTGGGGTTGATGCACCATCTCGCCGAACGCGGGCTGTCCTGCCCGCTGCCCTTGCCGCGCGCTGATGGCGCGCTGCTCGGCACGTTGTCCGGCCGGCCGGCCGCCGTCATCTCCTTTCTCGAAGGCATGTGGCTGAGGAAGCCCGAGGCGCAGCATTGCCGTGAAGTCGGCCGGGCGCTCGCCTCGATGCACGAGGCTGGCGAGGGGTTTGCCTTGACGCGGGCCAATGCGCTCTCCGTCGGCGGCTGGCGGCCGCTCTGGCGGAATTCCGAGGCCCGCGCCGACGAGGTGCAGGACGGTCTGAAGGAGGACATCGCGGCGGAGCTCGCCTATCTCGAAGACCATTGGCCGCGAAACCTGCCGCAGGGCGTGATCCATGCGGATCTCTTCCCGGACAACGTCTTCTTCCTCGGCGATCGCCTTTCCGGTCTCATCGATTTCTACTTCGCCTGCAACGATTTCCTCGCATACGATATCGCCGTCTGCCTGAACTCCTGGTGCTTCGAGAAGAACGGCTCCTACAACATCACCAAGGGAATGGCCCTGCTTTCCGGTTACGAGAGCGTACGCAAGCTGACGGCGGAGGAGGTAAGCGCCCTGCCGCTGCTGGCGCGCGGCTCGGCGCTGCGCTTCTTCCTGACGCGCCTCTACGACTGGCTGATGACGCCGGCCGGCGCGCTGGTGGTCAAGAAGGACCCGCTCGAATATCTGACGAAGCTCCGCTTCCATCGCGCCGTCGTATCGAGCGCCGAATACGGCCTGCGACGCGACGAGGCTTCGCAATGAAGCACGTCGACATCTTTACCGACGGCGCCTGCTCGGGAAACCCCGGGCCTGGCGGCTGGGGCGCGGTGCTGCGCTACGGCGAGGTGGAGAAGGAGATGTTCGGTGGCGAAGCGGAGACCACCAACAACCGCATGGAACTGATGGCTGCGATCTCCGCCCTGAACGCCCTGAAGCAGCCCTGCGAGGTCGATCTGCACACCGACAGCAAATATGTCATGGACGGCATCTCGAAATGGATTCACGGCTGGAAGCGCAACGGCTGGAAAACCGGCGACAGGAAGCCGGTGAAGAACGGCGAGCTCTGGCAGGCGCTCGATGAGGCGAGGGACCGCCACCAGGTGACCTGGCACTGGGTCAAGGGGCACGCCGGCCATCCGGAGAACGAGCGTGCCGATGAACTTGCCCGCAAGGGCATGGAGCCGTTCAAGAAGGTGCGCCGCACGGATGCGGTGAAATAAAGGCTATCCGCCGAGCGCGTGTTGGCCCCTCATCCGCCTGCCGGCACCTTCTTGGATGTTAGATTTCTGGCATGATGGTGATTGCCGGGCGGGCCATCACCCGCCCGCCCGGCAGCCGGTTGTCGGATCGTCACCTTCCAAGCCGCAGGGGCTGTGGGGAGCAGGATCGCGACCGGCTTGGATGTTAGATTTCTGGCATGATGGTGATTGCCGGGCGGGCCATCACCCGCCCGCCCGGCAGCCGGTTGTCGGATCGTCACCTTCCAAGCCGCAGGGGCTGTGGGGAGCAGGATCGCGACCGGCTCTTCATCTGACCCGTGTGGTTGCCGGAACTTTGAGGTTCGTATCCAAGACAGGGACGACGAAGATGAGCAATATTAGCATGATCTGTGCCGGAATCGATGTTGCCAAGGACCGCCTCGAGGTCGCCGTCCATCCCGGCGGGGCGCGGCTCGATGTCGGTAATGACGCGGCCGGGCTCCAGGCCCTCGACGCCTTTCTCGACACCCATGGTGTCCAGCGCGTCGGCTTCGAGGCTTCCGGCGGTTATGAGTGGCGGCTGATGGCGCACCTGCGCCAAGGGCCGCGGCCGGCCGCCCGGCTGCAGCCGGCGCAGGTGCGCGCCTTCGCCAAAAGCCGGCTGCAGCGGGCCAAGAACGATCGCCTCGATGCGCGGTTGATCGCCGCTTTCACCGCCGCGCTGGAGCGGCTGCCGGAGCTGCCGGAGGCCCGGTTCGACAACCTCGCCGCCGAACTGACCTATCTGGAGCAGATCGAGCAGCAGATCGCTCTGGTCAAGACTTTTGCCGAGGCGGCCCTGACCGACAGCATCCGGCGCCGCCATCAGCGGCAGATCGAAACGCTCACCAAGAAACGCGAGGCCGAGATCGAACGCATCGCCAAGGCGATGCGCGCGGATGCGCAGCTCTCCCGCCGGCTCGACCTGCTCGTTTCGATCAAGGGCATCGGCCTGCGCAGCGCCCTTGCCCTCGTCATCCGCCTGCCCGAGCTCGGCCAGGCCAGCCGCGAGGAAGTCGCCGCCCTGGTCGGCGTCGCGCCCTTTGACGACGACACCGGCAAGCGGTGCGGCATCCGCCACATCGACGGCGGACGCGAACGCTTGCGCAAGGCT
This DNA window, taken from Sinorhizobium fredii NGR234, encodes the following:
- a CDS encoding IS110 family transposase, yielding MSNISMICAGIDVAKDRLEVAVHPGGARLDVGNDAAGLQALDAFLDTHGVQRVGFEASGGYEWRLMAHLRQGPRPAARLQPAQVRAFAKSRLQRAKNDRLDARLIAAFTAALERLPELPEARFDNLAAELTYLEQIEQQIALVKTFAEAALTDSIRRRHQRQIETLTKKREAEIERIAKAMRADAQLSRRLDLLVSIKGIGLRSALALVIRLPELGQASREEVAALVGVAPFDDDTGKRCGIRHIDGGRERLRKAVFMCAFTAARHNPDLAAFYKRLRQKGKDHKLAVIAVARKLVVLANAVVARGSEWTPRYQHP
- the rnhA gene encoding ribonuclease HI → MKHVDIFTDGACSGNPGPGGWGAVLRYGEVEKEMFGGEAETTNNRMELMAAISALNALKQPCEVDLHTDSKYVMDGISKWIHGWKRNGWKTGDRKPVKNGELWQALDEARDRHQVTWHWVKGHAGHPENERADELARKGMEPFKKVRRTDAVK